One Cardiocondyla obscurior isolate alpha-2009 linkage group LG16, Cobs3.1, whole genome shotgun sequence genomic region harbors:
- the Dap gene encoding uncharacterized protein Dap yields MSARVLNPAMMTEISRNLDSGSAGGGGGGSGRAAPTRAALARVRRDLFGPVDHAAAQALADRELRAQSALDQARWGFNFNLGVPKPNSRFEWEPLTEHDVVPEPYALRGMPYLRKHAPGTPRKLRFDEVSTTSPTETTTATATPTAASLTATMTTVNTRIVEQMEIATPTAERTPPQEPRVPEIGEVTSPNQLLDADSKRKRCTIEPTTPVLPHAARKQSSITDYMKSRKRGLNGTTKSMIEPPEKITRNAGQIRS; encoded by the exons ATGAGCGCGCGAGTGCTGAACCCGGCGATGATGACGGAAATAAGCAGGAACCTGGACAGCGGTAgcgccggcggcggcggcggcgggagCGGACGAGCGGCGCCGACCAGGGCCGCGCTGGCCCGGGTCAGACGCGATCTCTTCGGACCGGTGGACCACGCGGCTGCACAAGCTCTCGCCGATCGCGAGCTGCGGGCACAGTCGGCGCTCGACCAAGCCCGATGGGGCTTCAATTTCAATCTGGGAGTACCAAAACCGAATTCGCGCTTCGAGTGGGAGCCGCTCACGGAGCACGACGTCGTGCCCGAACCCTACGCCCTACGCGGCATGCCCTACCTGAGGAAACACGCGCCAGGCACTCCGCGCAAGCTGCGCTTCGACGAAGTGTCGACGACGTCCCCGACGgaaacgacgacggcgacggcgacgccgACCGCGGCGTCGTTGACGGCCACGATGACGACGGTCAATACGCGGATTGTCGAGCAAATGGAAATCGCCACGCCGACGGCCGAGAGAACGCCGCCGCAGGAGCCCCGGGTGCCCGAGATTGGCGAGGTCACGTCACCCAACCAGCTCCTGGATGCCGACTCCAAGAGGAAAAGGTGCACGATAGAGCCGACCACTCCCGTTTTGCCCCACGCCGCGAGAAAACAGTCCTCTATCACCG ACTACATGAAGAGTCGCAAACGCGGCCTGAACGGTACCACAAAGAGCATGATAGAGCCGCCGGAGAAGATCACTCGCAACGCGGGTCAGATACGCAGCTAA